AGACGTAATTGTATCATCCGCTTAAATAATCGCTTTGCATACTCTTCCGAATTGGTTCAAAGTCCCATATTCAAACGCCCACAATTTGAAATGCCCTATTGCCTTGTTTGGGCCCCAAGAAAATTCTGAGATTAGCTGGAAACTCGTTGACTGACAGATGGGTTTGCGAGATTAggtatctctctctctctctctctctcgctctcgcTCAACCACATCCACACATCTCCACGGTTCCCCATCTATTATGGCATATATGATAATAAAAGAAGCCCACTTAGACCCACATTTGGACCCACGAAATCAAAGCAAAATCAAAATGTGGCCTTTATAggaaagtcaaaaaaaaaaaaaaaaggtaaaacttTCACGCTCTCTGTACTTTCTTGCGGCCAAGTTTTGAGAAGAAGTAAGCACATGATCCAGGACCAAAAGATGAGGAGCCAGTCCTTGGGCTTTCTCTTCGGGAGATGGGTCCGATCGGATTGGATCAGGACCCGATAGACTGCTTCGGTTAAGGCGTAGTATCCCCAGCTCCGTCAGACACGGTATATCGTATGCACCCGTGGCCTCCGCCACACCCAGATACTCGCAGAGCTTCAGGCGACCGCCGCTTCTCTCCTCCGGCGTTAACTGGTCACCATGGGTGAGTATTAGAAGGGGTTTCTCGTCTGCAAGTTTGCAACGACCACCATGAAATCAATCCCAAACCAGGAATCATTCTAGGGGGAGATATAGAGAGAGGGTTACTTGATTTTCTGATGGCAGGGCAGCGGAAGAGATCTCTGGTGGCCTCTACTGGCTTGAGATCGCCATTGTTGAAGGCTTTAGTGATCTCTGCTAGGTTCACTACCAGCACTGCGCAATTGACTGGGCTCGCGGTGAATCTTGCAGAGGACAATTGACACCCCATTGGAGGCGTTGTGGTGTCGTCCTCTGGTCTGGAACAGGGCTAATAATGGCGTACCCCATCAGCCATCTAAGACGAGATTCCTCGAGACCCTCCCTCATGCGGTTCAAATCTAAACCCCTGGTGTCATAGACGCAGAACCCACTTCGCACCTATCTCAGGACGTTGTGTTCTTCTAAAAACATCGTCGTATGATTGGAAGACTCCCCTGAATGCAAAAAAACAGAAACCATactcagagagagagagagaaagagaaccCATGTGTAAACCGGCATTACTCGAAGTCTAAGCGAAAGGGATGAGGCCAGAACGGCCAAGGAAACTGTACATCAAGTTGACAAGAGAGCTTTTGCCAGAACCAGAGAGACCCACCAGGAGAATAGTGATAACCGGTGGAACATCCATATCTGCCTTGCTGATTCCACCGGTGGGGAGCCAGAAATCGCCGGAGCGGTAGGTGATGAGCTTGTGGCGGAGCTCATCCAGGCCTTGGTCGGCAACTAAGGCGAGTCTTTCCAGTTCTCGAAGGAGTCTGCGCCTGGGAGTGAGGTGTGAGAGGGTGTGAAGATCCAGTTTAAGACGGGCATGGTCTTGGAATTCCTGGGCTGTTCTCCACCAACAGAAGGCTGATCTTGAGCTTGAAGACTGCGTCTCATCTTCTTCATTTGAGAAGAATTCACCTGTCATTTCATTTGCCGCTCTTAAAAATTTGTTGGGATGGACGTCTTGGTAGTGGGAATACTATCCTAAGAGACTTCACAAGGTGGACTTCTTCCTCTCTGGTTGCTGTGAGAGATGGTAGCAGAGCTCAATCCCACACGACCCATAATTCCAATGTATCATGAAATTTTGCAAAGATGGCTTGGAAAATGGTGTTCAAAGTCCAAGCTCTAGGGATTTTAGAAGACTAGTACAGTACACAAGCAAGAATTATTGGATCATGACAAAATGCTTGAGAACGTGTAtagaaaaaaatgtagaaatattttattaaaaggtataaatatttggaaaaataactttattattttataaatatttggaaTAATACGTTGAagggtatttttatttttttttaaattactttaattttcaagaaaggTAAATCATTCTTccaaatttaggttttcaatgtTCACTTTAATCCaataaccaatttttttttttcttcaaaaggaACCTTATAACTCAAATCCATTAATTTATGTCCAaatatctaattattttatatccAAAGGTTCATTCCTTTTTACTGTGTGAAACCTCAATACCTCAAAGCTCAAGCTACCTCAATTCcatttgtttatatttaatcCCACATATTATTTCATCATACATTTCCAATGACCCAAATTTAATGTTCGATAGTTATTGTTACGTTACCTTAAAACTCTCCTAATCCTCGCCGTGGCACTTCACTTCGCATCTTTATATCATGTGCCGTCTTCTTCTTGAAAAGGTTCCCATCAAGGCACTAAGCACAAGCGTCAGGAGACAGTACAAGCATTCTTCTTtcatgaaattaatattttgaataccATTTGGATCTACTCAAATGGTAAAACTAGAATAAGATGGACTTGGATTTAGAGCAGCTAGAAATTAGGAAACAAAATCAATGTACCAACTAGAACCCTTGATTTGTAATCAGACATAGGATATTGTGGTATGTGGTATCCACATGActacaaaacaacaaaaaaaattaatctcatCCCCATGGGTTGTCTCATTGTCACCTGCCAAACCCTAGAGTAAATCCAAGGAGATGGAATCATCTTCCTTCACAAAGGGAGTCCTTTAACGGTGCTTCTGATAATGAAATGACAACATTGCAacataaaataacaaaagatATACGGTGCATTGAATGAGAGATGGGGGTGTCTATAATAGAAAATAagctctattttctttctttctccttgCAATAAACCAAGcaataaagaaaatgtttttgaatACTATATTCACCCAGCAACAACAAAACGAATACCGACTCACTAGGAACTTAATGGTACAGCTAAAGGACTCTTAAAGAGCAAATAGAAGAGACAATGCTGCAATTTCAAGAGAGATACTTGCACACCATTCAAAATAAGGAACCCCCCTTGTGCAGCAATGATCCCCTTCAGACACTTCCCATTACATACTTTGGTACAAGGCAAAAAACCAAATGACGCCCACCTGGCCTTCACTTCGTCATgaaacccaacccaacccaacccaaccccACCCCacaccccaccccaccccaccccttTTTTATTTGACCATTGTAGTATAAACTGACCGACCTTGACTCCTCTTCAACCACAACGGACACAGGACCGGACTGCAACCAGACACAGCAAGGTGCCCTGACTTGACTTGACTTGACTTGACCCAACATATAAGTTGCCCCCCCCTGAACTTTTGAGCTTCATCCAACCAACTGAAAACCCTGCAATTTTTCATAGAAATAAGGAAACAGAGAGTGATGATAAAAACAACACATCCTCGAAATAATTAGCATGCTAATGCCTGCATATAGGCTCATCTGATCTTCTTCATGTAGGTCTAAATTGTAAAACTTAAAAGTAAATGGTGTGTACCTTCAGCTAAAGTTGAATCCACCTGATGGAACTGAAACATCATTGCCTCCAAATTGGAAACCAGGCTGGGAACCATCACCTGAAGGCAATGTTTCATCCTCCTCCTCCAACCAATATGTCTCAAGAATCTTCACTGCCTTTTCATAAATCTCATTGTTATCATGACTCTGAAGATTCTCAATCTTTTCTAACCCTTCAGCATCGTCTATCAATTGGGCATAATAATTAACATCTCCACTGTTGCCTAGAGTCTTCTCAGCTTCCCCAACCTTCAGTATGTTCTCTAGTCCTTCCAAACAGACAGTCACAATCCTTGGATCAGGGCATACAAGGAGGTCACACAATGGCTTTATGCACCCTTGACTCACCAGGTACCTATATCACCAACAAAGGTGGTCAATCCAAAATACTATGTCTGTTAAAAGAGGGTTTTGGCCAAACATAAGAAGGAACTTCACAGGAATCAAGATAACATACTTGATTTGTTCATGAGTGCCACCAGAAGTAGCATTCGATATTGCCCATGCTGCCTCTTTCTTTATATCAAACTCGGCAGTTTGAAGCAAATGAACCAAGGGGGCAATTACACCAGCCTCGATAACAGCCTGCATTTTTGCAAAATATATAAACTAAGTACAATTTACACAAATCAATCACATAGGAAGGCATATCTTAAAGCAAAATCAATTAGGAACTTATATttgtgaagaagatgatgatgatgctgAACCGAAACATCAGTCCTTGAGCATTATACCTGAACATTAGGCACATCAGAAAGCACCCAATCCATCACAAGATGGAAACCTACTTGGATGAATAACATAGGACTATGACTTGAATAATTCCTCACTCCATTCCCCGCAAAAGGACAAAAGTAGACCACAAAATTTTTGGTCACCAGATACATGAAACACGCATGTACATGAGCCAGTAATCGGGATTTTCCCACTGGGGTATTCTTTTCAGACAGTCAAGGCCACCTTGGCAGTTAATATATTCAAGCCCTTGATCACTGGGGTAAGGAAAATTTTGCAGCCAATAAAAGCCAGCTACAAGTTCCttaaaatcaaaccaaataaTAAAGCTAAGAGGCATTAAATTTCCAAGGTGTACTTGCTTACCTGGATCTGTTCCTTGTTTCCAGCTGTAATATTTGAAATAGTCCAGCAAGCTTCTTTCTTGATGCTCTTTTTATGATTATGGGTCAACAGGCTCAGAAGGCACGGAAGTGCACCATGATTAATTATAGACTGCAGGAATGGGAACCCACTACCAATAAATCCTTGACAATCTTAGCAAATCAGGGGCAAGCATAACAAGATCATTAGCATGATTACAAAAACTTCTCAACcaatgaaagaggaaaaaatacTCCTAACCAGTTGGGTTTTAAGCCTCAGATACAGTATTATTAGCTGTTTTTCAATGGATAAAGAGTTGGACACACAATTCTAGAATGCACAAATTTCAAATACAACcagaagatttttattttttgtttttccttttattttcccttGGTCCCAAAGGCTGGCAGTAGTTTCAAACGCCACAGGAAAGAAGATTCATTAACTTGCTATAGCTTCTCCCAGCTCACCTCAAAACAAGCCATCAAGGTGCTGACCCTGATATCTACTCAATTTGATTAcctatttgtttttcttcaaacttCGTAAGCATATTTCCCTCtacaattttgtttattttgtattaccTTACAAAACACCACAATGGTGTCTGAAAGGGGAAGATTGACTTCTAAAAACCATGTTACATGCGAGCAAATCATGTTAAACCGTGTTACATGCAAGCAAATCATGTTAAAACGTGTTACATGCGAGCAAATCATGTTAAAACGTGTTACATGCGAGCAAATCATGTTAAACCGTGTTACATGCAAGCAAATCATGTTAAACCGTGTTACATGCAAGCAAATCATGTTAAACCATGTTACATGTGAGCAAATCATGAATAGGTGGCGATGGTGAAGGGGCTTTCTAAATTCTAATCACCTTAACTTTTATTTCTCAttcttttgagaaaatattttgtacCTGAAATACACTTGGAAAACTCTATATTTTTATACCAACCATTTAAGGAAATTTTAATTTCCTTATTTAGTCTACACAAGTTTCTCACTTAGGGAAAGTAGAGATAAATCCAAGTAATTATTAACATCAGCCTGACTGAAATTGCAGGAAAGTAAGGCAGCATTTCACTAAGATTTCAGAACCCTTGCACAAGAATCTTAGgcctaaaaaactaaaataagaactTGAATGAAAGAATCAATAGGTAATAGGCTTGCCAGATTGGCAGTAAATATTATTGTAccataaaaaaaggaaaagatgtAAAAAACCATTGGGGGGAAAAAATGCTTTTCAAAAGCACATACCTGAGTCTGGATATCGTCTCCTGTCACAATGTTTCCAACTGTGCGAAGGGCAGGAATGAGCACTGATGGAGATGGATGACTGGAACAACACATGCGTGTTTCAAGTTCTTGGGTCTTAAATGCATAAGATGGAATATAAAGGAGCTGTCTGACAAAGTGAGTAATAAAATGTAACACTTACAGGAGGAGCTCAACAAGTCTGGGGCAGACACCTGCCTCGATCACTGCTTGAATTTTGTCATTTGTACCATCAGAGAGATATGAGAGTGCCCAACATGCATCTGTCAGAACTTCTTCATCGCTGGAATGAACAAGACGCTCCAGGGCTGGAAGTGCCGGCTTCACCTGCAATTTCAAAAGGTTTAAAAACTGCTACAGACAACCACAAAGTAAAATTTAGGGAAGGAGGGAGAGACGGGATGCAATGCTTGAATCCTAAACAATGCAATGATCAAAGCAACAACCTGATCAAATGGTGGCTGAGGCTTGCCTCTGCAGAAGTTTGATAGAGTCCATGTGGCATTTCTTAGCATTGAAAGTTTGGCATGCTCATTCAACTGTGCTAGCAATGGAATCAAGGCCCCATGACCAAGGACAAGATCACGGCATCTGGGTGAGTCACCAGCAACATTTCCCAAAGCCCAGACAGCCTACATTTTGGTAAAGGATTTCATATAAAACCTCGAATCTATGTTATGCCAATAAATGATATACAGTCTGCAATCTTAAAACGGGCttcaaacaaatttcaaataagcACCTGCTCCCGAACATCATCACTTGGAGAACCAAGTAGCTTCACAAATATTGGCACTGCTCCATGATCAATTACCACCTTGGTATTTTCTGATGTCCCAGAAGCAATGTTTGTGAGAGCCCAAGCTGCCTCAAACTAGACAAAATTGAAGCCATTATTGAAATAAGTACTTAAACAAACTACAAAACTGCTAATAACCAAACAACAATGTAACAAAGAACAATCCCAAACCTGAAGCTGTGGGAAATCCTCCCTAACAAGAAATTCCACAAAGCGAGGAACCACCCCAGATTGAATAACTTCCTCAATTGGCGGACTACGTTCTGTTAATTGAGTTTTCACAGAAATGGTTACTATAAATCATCACTCATTTTATAAAGAAGACAACCTAAAACAAAAACAGCAAATGAGATCATGTGAATACCAATAGAAAGCAGTTTCCGGAACTGAGTAGTGGCCTCCAGCTGCAAACTGCTATTATCCGACCAAACCCCAGCAACCATCGAAGGAAGACTCTCTAACTGAAATTAAATCAGAAACCATCAAAAACACAATCCAATTCAGAACACAATTTACCATAACAGTATCAAACACGCACCGCGCTATCCAAAAACCCTAACCCGTACAACAGATCCAAAAAGGCAGAAaaatattcaaccaaaaaactcAACCAAACGCTGAACTGTGATCAATTTTCttcaaaccctaaccctagatcAAAATCACAAATCACCAAACCCACACCCACCAGACTACCACTACGCAAGCATATACATATACAGgcaaatgaaagaagaaacctTTTTTTCGACAGTGGAAGCGTGAGCAGCGGCAGGGAACTGCTGAGCCTGGAGACCTTCACGACGCTTCTTCTGCAAGCTCTCCTCGCGTTTGCTCTTACGGATCTCAACCATGTTGTCTTCCCTCCGTCTCCGGCCTTCCTCGGCATCGACGGCGACCTTATACCGGTTCCGGCGAACCTCGGTTCTAGCGCTGGGTCTCAGAGACATGGCTTTGATTCGATTGGATTAAACCCTAAAAACTGCACAAGCAATAATCCTCATCAATCAACAATCcaacaaaaccctaaccctagaaaTCGACTGATTGAAACCCAAACTCACCTctgtaaaggaaaaaaagaatacTCAAGAGAGCGCTTGGAGACTATGAAGAGGGTTTGGATCGTTGGATTTGCGACAGCCTCTTAAACTCCTGTTTTTTTACCGTTTTATTAACCGCTGTCAAACGGTAAATATTGGCTCCATTTTTTACGTTTTTACCATACATCTGAGGCATCCAccagaatttgaattttgaaagtggGAGTGACAACGGCGTGCCTTGGTTTTGCTCCTTCCAGGCTGTTGTGGGTGCGGCTGTCCAATCTTCGGTTTAAGGAGAGTGGAAGTAGTCTGAATTAGTATTCCTTTATAACTGTACCTAAGCTAAAGACATAGATAAAAAGTCAGCTCCACATGATACGTACTCAAAAAGGATCAACTTTACCAACTGCTTGGAAAGCCTACCAACATATTCAAAGTCCGAAGTTCGAAcaaggaattttgaaaaatagatattattattattattatattattgtttaaataattttatcattctttAGTAATACAGTGTTAATTTCATTAATATGATACCTtctattataattattgtttgaattactattaatattatatcaacattattattcatattatctCAAAGATTATTATATTATAGTATTATTATAAGTCGTGACAATTTTATTACATTGTCATCTTATATATTAAGCGTATTTGTGTcgtatattaattttataaaaaatctaaatgcctcaaaaataccaaaaaatctACCTTTTAGGGTTAGCCGAGTCGACTTGCAAATATGATGCAAAGTCACACATATGTAAATTTAcgctaaaaaattaatattgaacTTTATTATTAGACATTGTACTTTTAATCCATTTGCTTCCAACATTTGGTATATTTTTGTTACACTATTTCTCATGATAAATCTAATTATTTGAAAGATGTCTCATTATACTATATTGACTCTAAGTTATTGTAATTTTAGTATATTTGTTTAATACATTGATTATAATCTTGTCATATAcgatttttataataataattaaaaaaaacttaatattcaATGTATTTGTGTCGAACTtatattttacaataattaGGATATGGGTGGCTTTTGTATGTTTAAtacatcaaaaaaataaaaataaaaagttttgtAGGTGATAATCATTGAGATGGTTGATGAACGTTATATAAAAACGTAAATAAGTATCAATTTACTATAAAAGACGATAAtagttttgttataaaatattataatacatTTGTTTCATACCTATCTCTTATAACAGACTTAATTGTCGTCTCTTATAAAAGATGACAATAACTTTGTTGTAAGATATCGATATCATAATACATTTATTTCATATCTATCTTTTATAATGAACTTAATTGTCACGGATGTTTCTTATTACATCATATTGCCTTATATTACAAGTTATTATAAATCTAATGCATTTAATATGTGACTTTTACAAGAAAGCTAAGTATCATGggaatactaaaaaaaataatttatagaatGGTCATCAGAGTGATGGTTTGTGCATGATatggaacaaaataaaattttaaaaattaaaaaaaaacacatgcaaaaaatatcaacttatactaaaaaacaaaattagattTCATCGTATAGTCCCGTACTTTTAGTTACTTTGTCCATTTAGTAATTTTGTATTTTACTTATCTTTTGTAATAAACCTAAgcatattgaaaaaaatttcacacacttaaaaaccaattttattaaatttagttatttttattatattctaaactttcaaaatatttaagtaGGGCCATTTGATGatacaattaagaaataataactaaaaatgttattatatttatttttcttaattttacaatcattttataaaaaagtattaaaaagaggGTGTTGTGCATAAATTTACTTACATATTTCTTACAAAAACACTAACTAAggttataaatgtattttaacaTTGCATGtccttatgaattttttaaatggaaagtTATATTTGCATCTATAAAAGATTCAAacccttttaataaaaattttaagacaaaaatatcttttactGAAATCCCTAAACAACCTTTAACCACAAAACATATATCAAGTTTTTTCCTTCAtcctttattttatatatatatatatatatatatatatatatatatatatatatatatatatatatatataatttgtttatatttcttatcatttttttggagTTGGAAGAAGTAAGTATCATGAATGGTGTTTAGAGTTGTAGGGTcgaatattttataattgtcaAGCGTCGTACTTTTGGACATCTTAAGAATGCTCGAAAATTATACTTTTAAATATCCCTTTTATCAACAGACCTCCTAGGTTTGAACACCataagatgaatttttttttcatttctattattcTTTTTACCTGATCACTTCTAAATTcttttgaattgttttcaactatttttataACAAGATTTTTGTTAAATGAGCTTTAAAGAAGATGAATTTTGTAGAGTTTGTGATTATGAAGTAGGTTGAGAGAGAAAACAGAAGAAGATAGatttagagaaagaaaaatgagaaaagtgttccagatatttttaaaattccaagatgaatatattaataagtttttttaattttttaagtggATGTGTTAATAAATACGATGTATAGAGATTTCTTATGAATACAAATATAATATTCCTTTCAAATTTGTCACCCATCACCCGATGGACccaatatatttttatactgAATTTGGTTTTGtgttaatttaaaaaaagtaattttttaaaataacattatcCAAATATTGGATCAAatgattttctatatttttcaaattacttttcatattttgttaaataataagTTCCTTGTTTagattgttttctatttttattttcaaagaaaaaggaaaaatgaaaaacatgtttggacaaaaaaaagaaaaaaaagaagtgaaaacactaatttgttgttttttaaaaaatgaaaaaaaaagaataaaaccatataaaaaaatttgtgagaCCCTGATATAAAGGAGTACAAATTAAGAATGaaacattatattattttataatgtttaaaaaattaaacattaattttatttattttttggtgttttttgaacgtattttaagaaataattaaaaatataaagaatagtTTAACAACTTGTACTTCCTCCTTCCTCCGAGAGTAAAGTTTTTTCtgagtttttcatatttgagttccaAAACATAATCTTGTCTCTCCCTTGTTGccttaaaacaattttgctGAAAAACAAAAGCTATGTAcgaaaaaattaaatgaacaaATCAATCAGATGTACTTTATCAGTATTACATGTATACACagtttctccattttctttgccTAAAATGGACCCCACTTTGCTTGCTTTAGACTTGATCAATGGAATGCTTGGTGAAAACTGAAGAGAATTGGGATGGTGGCTGCCCACTGTGATTTTGCCTAGCAGTGGGATTCTCTGTATTCATGGCTGTGATTATTCTATGCCTGGGTGACATTGGTggagaagcaaagagaactGAGATATCCAGCACCTGCCTTCTCACGGTTTCCTGCTCATGGCACAGCCTATGTGCCTTCAATGCTGTCAAGTATAAACCTGTTGCTAGGAAAGTTGTGGCCAACCCAAAAACCCCAGCAGCAGAGAACAAGCCTTGTGGAATGGTTAGGCAACTGGGTCTTGGGGTAGACCAGTTTTTGAGATGACCTGATTCCACACTCACCCCTATCAGCAACAATATCTCTCCAACAGCAAAGAAAATCCTGTGGGAAATTTGTTAGCTAGCTATACTATACTATATATACAATCAAATGGCTGAAAGGCAGAGTCAGGGCATGGAGAGTGGGGAATTTTTCATACCATGTTGAGATGAAGAAGAAGCCAGCCTGCCATGTGAGGGCCTTGGCAGAGCTAGAGTCGGGGTCCCAGGTGATAAGAACTGGAGGAGTTGATTTACTGACTGCAACCAACATGTAGGTGTGCTCCACCACCATGACTACTGCCAGGCCAAGAAAGGCACTGCCTGCACACAACAATGGCGTTTTCCCACTCCCACTGTATATGCATTCTTTTGTTGGGTGCTTGCCTTCACCAGTACTGTTCCATGTCACCTGCAGAGTCACCATCCACATAGAAGATCACTTTGATCagtaaattttcatgaaaatcaTGGTTTTTCATGCAATATATTTATTCTGAGGCGTACCATGGAGCGAGTGGCTTCAGCGATCAGGCAGAGAATGAAGCAGAAAAGGCCACAGAGGATGCATATGATTAGGAGGACAGTGCCGGCTTTGCTGCCAAGTTCTGTGCTCGAACGGCTTGGGGCAAGATCGGCGTGTGTTACTGCCATTACTGCAGGGATGATATATCAGAAAGGAGTTCGGCTCAGACAGGATCATTGATGGAAGATAGGGATATGagctttatttttttccccagTGGTAGGAAGAGACAATTGCAGAATTGCTTGGAGGAAAGGTTGCTTAAAGGCTAAAGATTCTTGGGTTCAAGGCTTTACTCATAAGCTTTCACACAAGGGGCTGCAAAAACTTGCTTTTAGGGGGAGACATTGTTATTAAGTCAGTTTCTGATTGTTTTTGGAAAGTGGCCCTACTGTAGCTTTTACTCCACAGACAAGAAACATTTCACATGGAGGTTTTTGAATGAACAGCTTCCCAGCCGTCCAAGATTCTGAAGCCACCATATCCAGGATGCTCTCAGCACAGATGGCTTGGAATTCACCTTCCGTCTCACAGGctggaaaatttgaagaaaaccTCAACTGGGTGAATTGGATTAGGGGCATATAGATCAGAATGATATTATTCCTTGtgtaaattaatattttgcCTTTCCAGATAAAGCTTTTAGAATGTTTAACAGTTGAAGGCATCCAACTCAAAACAGGGAATATGGGGTTTGCAACTCTATAAATGGAGAAAGTGCACCAAAGTAAagaacatataaaataaatcaaagaatagACAAGAAAGGAATGTGGGATGTCCCTTTGTATCAGATCAAGTGTTCCTTTTAATCACCTGATCTTTCTATAAAAAAACATGGCATCATTGAGATTCCTGCGTGATATAATGGGAAAGCATCCATTTAGAGTATGCCCATTACAAGAATGACCCATAAGTTCAAGTTCCCAACCATGTTCAAGCTCAATGATTTACAAGCAGTCCTTTCTATATGAATCCCAAAACAGGCAGTAAGTTAATCGTCCCAGGTTCGAGTCTGAAACTCTCTTACAATAGAGGTCAGAGAGCAATGTCTCAGATACAACTGCATAATCAACATTTGAGTGCAGAGTCTGTTGAGTTTTCTCTAGGGAGGGAAGGCCTCAATGATGAGTTGAGTTCACATCGAACCTGTTTAGCACTTCCAAAGGAATTTCCTTCACAGGTTTCTGTAAAAGTTGGCCTTCAACCTCACCCACTCCCCAAATGTTTGAATAAAAATGTTCTTTTTCCA
This region of Vitis vinifera cultivar Pinot Noir 40024 chromosome 5, ASM3070453v1 genomic DNA includes:
- the LOC100248248 gene encoding importin subunit alpha-2 — protein: MSLRPSARTEVRRNRYKVAVDAEEGRRRREDNMVEIRKSKREESLQKKRREGLQAQQFPAAAHASTVEKKLESLPSMVAGVWSDNSSLQLEATTQFRKLLSIERSPPIEEVIQSGVVPRFVEFLVREDFPQLQFEAAWALTNIASGTSENTKVVIDHGAVPIFVKLLGSPSDDVREQAVWALGNVAGDSPRCRDLVLGHGALIPLLAQLNEHAKLSMLRNATWTLSNFCRGKPQPPFDQVKPALPALERLVHSSDEEVLTDACWALSYLSDGTNDKIQAVIEAGVCPRLVELLLHPSPSVLIPALRTVGNIVTGDDIQTQSIINHGALPCLLSLLTHNHKKSIKKEACWTISNITAGNKEQIQAVIEAGVIAPLVHLLQTAEFDIKKEAAWAISNATSGGTHEQIKYLVSQGCIKPLCDLLVCPDPRIVTVCLEGLENILKVGEAEKTLGNSGDVNYYAQLIDDAEGLEKIENLQSHDNNEIYEKAVKILETYWLEEEDETLPSGDGSQPGFQFGGNDVSVPSGGFNFS
- the LOC100260115 gene encoding uncharacterized protein LOC100260115, producing the protein MAVTHADLAPSRSSTELGSKAGTVLLIICILCGLFCFILCLIAEATRSMVTWNSTGEGKHPTKECIYSGSGKTPLLCAGSAFLGLAVVMVVEHTYMLVAVSKSTPPVLITWDPDSSSAKALTWQAGFFFISTWIFFAVGEILLLIGVSVESGHLKNWSTPRPSCLTIPQGLFSAAGVFGLATTFLATGLYLTALKAHRLCHEQETVRRQVLDISVLFASPPMSPRHRIITAMNTENPTARQNHSGQPPSQFSSVFTKHSIDQV